One Panicum virgatum strain AP13 chromosome 9K, P.virgatum_v5, whole genome shotgun sequence genomic region harbors:
- the LOC120646947 gene encoding calcium-transporting ATPase 10, plasma membrane-type-like, translated as MESYLKENFGGVQAKHSSEEALGRWRKVVGVVKNPKRRFRFTANLDKRSEVTAMKRKNHEKLRVAVLVSKAALQFIHGLAPSSEYKVPADVKAAGFGICAEELSSIVEGHDLKKLKSHGGVESLTSKLSTSESDGLTTSADKLATRQQLFGVNKFAEAESRGFWVFVWEALQDMTLMILAACAFVSLIVGIATEGWPKGAHDGLGIVASILLVVFVTASSDYRQSLQFKDLDKEKKKITVQVTRSGYRQKLSIYDLLAGDIVHLSIGDQVPADGLFLSGFSLLINESSLTGESEPVAVNAENPFLLSGTKVQDGSCKMLVTTVGMRTQWGKLMATLSEGGDDETPLQVKLNGVATIIGKIGLIFAVITFAVLTESLFRRKISDGTYLSWTGDDALELLEFFAIAVTIVVVAVPEGLPLAVTLSLAFAMKKMMNDKALVRHLAACETMGSATSICSDKTGTLTTNHMTVVKACICGKIKEVDGASDTKSLFSELPDSVMMMLAQSIFNNTGGDVVINQDGKREILGTPTETAILEFGLSLGGDFSPVRQASTLVKVEPFNSAKKRMGVVIQLPGGALRAHCKGASEIILASCNKYLNEEGNVVPLDKATIDHLNATIDSFANEALRTLCLAYMEVQDGFSANDQIPADGYTCIGIVGIKDPVRPGVKESVAICRSAGITVRMVTGDNINTAKAIARECGILTEGGIAIEGPDFRTKSEEEMTQLIPKIQVMARSSPLDKHNLVKHLRNNLDEVVAVTGDGTNDAPALHEADIGLAMGIAGTEVAKESADVIILDDNFSTIVTVAKWGRSVYINIQKFVQFQLTVNVVALVVNFSSACLTGSAPLTAVQLLWVNMIMDTLGALALATEPPNNDLMKRTPVGRKGNFISNIMWRNILGQAFYQFLVIWYLQTEGKWLFGIKGDNSDLVLNTLIFNCFVFCQVFNEVSSREMEKINVFEGILNNNVFIAVLGSTVIFQFIIIQFLGDFANTAPLTLNQWIACIFIGFIGMPIAAIVKMIPVGSS; from the exons GAGAAGCTGCGTGTTGCCGTGCTTGTTTCAAAGGCTGCACTTCAGTTCATCCACG GCCTTGCTCCATCGAGTGAGTACAAGGTCCCTGCCGATGTCAAGGCGGCGGGTTTCGGCATATGCGCCGAGGAGCTGAGCTCGATAGTCGAGGGCCATGACCTCAAGAAGCTGAAATCACACGGTGGCGTCGAGAGCCTCACGTCCAAGCTATCCACCTCGGAGTCGGATGGCCTCACCACGTCGGCCGACAAGTTGGCGACACGGCAGCAACTGTTTGGCGTCAACAAGTTCGCCGAGGCAGAGTCTCGTGGCTTCTGGGTCTTCGTCTGGGAGGCGCTCCAGGACATGACACTCATGATCCTTGCAGCGTGCGCGTTCGTCTCGCTCATCGTTGGCATCGCCACTGAGGGGTGGCCCAAGGGCGCGCACGATGGGCTCGGCATTGTGGCCAGCATCCTGCTTGTCGTGTTCGTCACAGCTTCAAGCGACTACCGCCAGTCCCTGCAGTTCAAGGACCTcgacaaggagaagaagaagatcacTGTGCAGGTCACCCGGAGCGGGTACAGGCAAAAACTCTCGATATATGATCTTCTGGCCGGCGACATTGTCCACCTCTCCATTGGTGATCAGGTGCCGGCTGACGGTCTGTTCCTGTCAGGCTTCTCGCTTCTGATCAACGAGTCAAGCTTGACTGGAGAGAGCGAGCCGGTTGCTGTTAATGCTGAGAACCCGTTCCTTCTGTCTGGAACCAAAGTGCAGGACGGTTCTTGCAAAATGCTTGTCACGACAGTCGGCATGAGGACTCAGTGGGGGAAGCTGATGGCCACTCTCAGCGAAGGTGGTGATGACGAGACACCATTGCAGGTCAAGCTGAATGGCGTAGCCACCATCATTGGTAAGATAGGTCTCATCTTTGCAGTCATCACGTTCGCAGTGCTCACCGAAAGCCTGTTCCGGCGCAAGATTAGCGATGGCACATACTTGAGCTGGACTGGAGATGATGCATTGGAGCTGCTTGAGTTCTTTGCCATTGCTGTAACAATTGTGGTCGTGGCAGTCCCTGAAGGGTTGCCGCTTGCCGTGACACTGAGCCTTGCAtttgcaatgaagaagatgatgaatgaCAAGGCACTCGTCCGGCACCTTGCAGCCTGTGAGACCATGGGCTCGGCAACCTCCATCTGCAGCGACAAGACCGGCACACTCACGACAAACCACATGACTGTCGTCAAGGCCTGCATCTGCGGCAAGATCAAGGAAGTGGATGGTGCCTCGGATACCAAGAGCCTATTCTCCGAACTGCCGGACTCTGTCATGATGATGCTCGCGCAGTCCATATTCAACAACACTGGCGGTGATGTTGTCATCAACCAGGATGGAAAACGTGAAATACTGGGCACACCGACTGAGACAGCGATTCTAGAGTTCGGCCTGTCGCTTGGTGGAGACTTTTCTCCAGTACGGCAAGCGAGCACCCTTGTCAAGGTGGAACCGTTCAACTCTGCTAAGAAGAGAATGGGTGTGGTCATCCAGCTCCCAGGGGGTGCACTTCGAGCACACTGCAAAGGAGCTTCAGAGATCATACTGGCATCATGCAACAAGTACCTCAATGAGGAAGGCAATGTTGTCCCCCTGGATAAAGCAACCATTGATCACTTGAATGCAACGATTGATAGCTTCGCAAACGAGGCACTTCGCACCCTGTGTCTCGCCTACATGGAAGTTCAGGATGGGTTCTCAGCCAATGATCAGATTCCAGCAGATGGGTACACCTGCATTGGCATTGTGGGGATCAAAGACCCTGTCCGGCCCGGAGTGAAGGAATCAGTTGCCATCTGCAGGTCGGCAGGTATTACTGTTAGGATGGTTACTGGTGACAACATCAACACGGCAAAGGCAATTGCCCGGGAATGCGGCATTTTAACTGAAGGTGGCATTGCCATAGAGGGCCCAGATTTCAGAACCAAAAGTGAAGAAGAGATGACTCAATTGATACCAAAGATTCAG GTGATGGCAAGGTCTTCGCCACTGGATAAGCACAACCTTGTCAAGCATCTTCGAAATAATTTGGATGAAGTAGTTGCGGTGACTGGTGATGGGACAAACGATGCACCTGCGCTACATGAGGCTGATATTGGCCTTGCAATGGGCATCGCCGGAACTGAG GTGGCAAAAGAGAGTGCTGATGTCATTATTCTTGATGACAACTTCTCCACTATTGTCACTGTTGCGAAATGGGGACGATCTGTGTACATCAACATTCAGAAGTTCGTGCAGTTTCAGCTTACAGTAAATGTCGTTGCTCTCGTTGTAAACTTCTCCTCAGCTTGCTTGACAG GGAGTGCTCCTCTTACTGCTGTACAATTGCTTTGGGTCAACATGATCATGGATACACTGGGTGCACTGGCATTGGCCACCGAACCCCCAAACAATGATCTGATGAAGAGGACACCTGTTGGAAGGAAAGGAAACTTCATCAGTAACATTATGTGGAGGAACATTCTGGGACAGGCCTTCTACCAGTTCCTTGTGATTTGGTACCTGCAGACAGAGGGGAAGTGGCTGTTTGGAATTAAGGGTGATAACTCCGATCTAGTCTTGAACACACTTATCTTCAATTGCTTTGTATTCTGCCAG GTATTCAATGAGGTGAGCTCGAGAGAGATGGAGAAGATAAACGTATTTGAAGGCATTTTAAACAACAACGTGTTCATCGCGGTCCTTGGCAGCACTGTCATCTTCCAGTTCATCATAATACAGTTCCTTGGCGATTTCGCAAACACCGCACCTCTCACATTGAACCAGTGGATCGCATGCATCTTCATCGGTTTTATAGGCATGCCTATTGCTGCTATTGTCAAGATGATCCCAGTTGGTTCGTCATAG